One Glycine max cultivar Williams 82 chromosome 3, Glycine_max_v4.0, whole genome shotgun sequence DNA window includes the following coding sequences:
- the LOC102668099 gene encoding uncharacterized protein, which translates to MFGFQIILGSFSKACRVILAEMGYEFTIMIADIDERGIRREKPEDLVMALAKAKANATVQRLLVEGPLEEDASTTWLITVSHQRIGSAKFDIEKFIDKNDFSLWRIKMRVLLVHQGLDAALDGNNLLAHLSESEKKELLDKAHSALILS; encoded by the exons ATGTTTGGCTTTCAG atAATTTTGGGCTCTTTTTCAAAGGCTTGTAGAGTGATTCTTGCTGAGATGGGATATGAGTTCACAATAATG ATTGCAGATATTGATGAGAGAGGTATTAGGAGAGAAAAGCCAGAAGATTTGGTCATGGCATTAGCTAAGGCAAAG GCTAATGCTACTGTGCAAAGGCTCCTTGTTGAGGGTCCATTGGAGGAAGATGCTTCTACAACATGGTTAATTACT GTTTCACATCAAAGAATAGGTTCTGCGAAGTTCGATATCGAGAAGTTCATAGATAAGAATGATTTCAGCCTGTGGAGGATAAAGATGAGGGTGTTGCTAGTTCATCAAGGGTTGGATGCTGCTCTTGATGGGAATAACCTCCTAGCGCATTTGTCGGAGAGTGAGAAAAAAGAGTTGCTTGACAAGGCACACAGTGCTTTGATTCTTTCCTAG